One window of Pyrus communis chromosome 12, drPyrComm1.1, whole genome shotgun sequence genomic DNA carries:
- the LOC137710421 gene encoding ninja-family protein AFP3-like: MAAANKDNLSQPNNANIQNNTVDSQIPDLNLEISLSGIYTDNSNQNPLDRSSTEARVLRLQETQKAPQMAAAPIRAIRLPRASSLPSESRLAIRHKDVLALRRPETKQKIAQRQMSQQPAALPEVARALAAPAAPADLAVCSASCASNGAGALDTVYHYKEEGYFTVSRAAEGAVSVQTLNSQRNVTPVATSVTAATTEEVGPSQSTPKRVKHSTGSVPQNDGDDMVSVRTTGEGGRQIEGILYARDGEVHILCVCHGLFHSPAEFIKHGGGKEVANPLRHIFVRPSSD, from the exons ATGGCCGCCGCAAACAAAGACAACCTTTCTCAACCCAACAACGCCAACATTCAAAACAACACCGTCGATTCCCAAATCCCGGACCTCAACCTGGAAATCTCTCTCAGCGGGATTTACACTGataattccaaccaaaaccctCTCGACCGGTCCTCCACGGAGGCCAGGGTCTTGAGGCTTCAAGAAACCCAAAAGGCGCCGCAGATGGCTGCTGCTCCGATTCGTGCTATACGGCTTCCAAGGGCAAGCTCTCTTCCATCAGAGTCCAGGTTGGCGATCAGGCACAAGGACGTTCTAGCCTTGAGAAGGCCGGAGACCAAACAGAAGATAGCTCAGAGGCAGATGAGCCAGCAACCAGCTGCTTTGCCGGAGGTGGCTAGGGCTTTAGCAGCTCCGGCAGCTCCAGCAGATCTGGCGGTGTGTAGTGCGTCTTGTGCTTCTAACGGTGCCGGGGCTTTGGATACAGTCTATCATTACAAAGAGGAGGGATATTTCACTGTGTCTCGTGCTGCAGAGG GTGCGGTAAGTGTTCAGACGTTGAATTCCCAAAGGAATGTTACACCAGTAGCCACGTCTGTAACAGCGGCCACTACAGAAGAGGTTGGCCCTTCACAAAGTACACCAAAGAGGGTCAAACATTCCACTGGAAGTGTTCCCCAGAATGATGGGGACGATATGGTTTCAGTGAGAACCACTGGAGAAGGGGGAAGACAGATAGAAGGAATATTGTATGCCCGTGATGGCGAGGTCCACATTTTGTGTGTCTGTCATGGCCTCTTCCACTCCCCTGCCGAATTCATTAAGCATGGCGGTGGAAAGGAAGTCGCCAATCCTTTGCGGCATATATTTGTCCGCCCTTCTTCTGATTAG
- the LOC137710535 gene encoding ninja-family protein Os03g0419100-like yields MAAANRDNLSQPHNAAMLNNIADSQIPDLNLEFSLGGIYTENSNQSPLDRSSTEAGVLRLQEPQTAPQMAAAPVRSKRRPRARSLPKEPRLRRPIRPKDVLALRRRETKQKIAQRQMSQQLAALPEVARVVAAPAAPTALAVCSASCASIGARASDTVYHYKEEGYFTVSRAAEGAISVQTLHSQRDVTPIASSATATTTKQAGPSQSTPENLSKRVKHSPGSVPQNDGDEMVSVRTTGEGGRQIEGILYARNGQVHILCACHGLYHSPAEFIKHGGGKEVANPLKRIIVRPSSD; encoded by the exons ATGGCCGCCGCAAACAGAGACAACCTTTCTCAACCCCACAACGCCGCCATGCTAAATAACATCGCCGATTCCCAGATCCCAGACCTCAACCTGGAATTCTCTCTCGGCGGGATATACACCGAGAATTCCAACCAAAGCCCTCTGGACCGGTCCTCCACGGAGGCTGGAGTCTTGAGGCTTCAAGAACCCCAAACGGCGCCGCAGATGGCTGCTGCTCCTGTTCGTTCCAAACGGCGTCCGAGGGCAAGGTCTCTCCCAAAAGAGCCAAGGCTCAGGCGGCCGATCAGGCCCAAGGACGTTCTAGCCTTGAGAAGGCGGGAGACCAAACAGAAGATAGCTCAGAGGCAGATGAGCCAGCAACTAGCTGCTTTGCCGGAGGTGGCTAGGGTTGTAGCAGCTCCGGCAGCTCCAACAGCTCTTGCGGTGTGTAGTGCGTCTTGTGCTTCTATCGGTGCCAGGGCCTCGGATACGGTCTATCATTACAAAGAGGAGGGATATTTCACTGTGTCTCGTGCTGCAGAGG GTGCGATAAGTGTTCAGACGTTGCATTCCCAAAGGGATGTTACACCAATAGCCTCCTCTGCAACAGCGACCACTACAAAACAGGCTGGCCCTTCACAAAGTACACCTGAAAATCTCTCAAAGAGGGTCAAACATTCCCCTGGAAGTGTTCCCCAGAATGATGGGGACGAAATGGTTTCAGTGAGAACCACCGGAGAAGGGGGAAGACAGATAGAAGGAATTCTTTATGCTCGCAATGGCCAGGTCCACATTCTGTGCGCTTGCCATGGCCTCTACCACTCACCTGCCGAATTCATTAAGCATGGCGGTGGAAAGGAAGTGGCGAATCCTTTGAAACGTATAATTGTCCGCCCTTCTTCTGATTAG
- the LOC137711463 gene encoding mitochondrial import receptor subunit TOM5 homolog → MADFNVSLEKAKFFLQSQYHDEEKWALNMKLLRAAGLFAGSILLMRSYGDLMAI, encoded by the exons ATGGCGGACTTCAACGTTTCACTTGAAAAGGCGAAATTTTTCTTGCAGTCGCAGTATCACGACGAGGAGAAGTGGGCTCTTAACATG AAATTGCTGCGTGCTGCAGGGCTGTTTGCAGGATCGATTCTTCTAATGAGGAGTTATGGTGATCTGATGGCTATTTGA